One Thermococcus sp. genomic region harbors:
- a CDS encoding haloacid dehalogenase: MEIEEIVEAIRAELDEKDSLREEALKLTREIIRLSGDTIKALHRGEVEKAEERFRNAGERVKELREKLKEHPDLYYTGYVQSAHQEYVESALFLSYVTGRPYPTPDELGVPKADYALGIGDFIGELRRHFLLRLLESDLDGAERAYREMERTYNALMTLEYPKGLVNIRQKQDQARYVLERTLEDLTRAKLGNELEEMLEGLMERLS; this comes from the coding sequence TTGGAGATAGAGGAGATAGTCGAGGCCATAAGAGCCGAGCTCGATGAAAAGGATTCTCTCAGGGAGGAGGCCCTCAAGCTGACGCGGGAAATCATAAGGCTCAGCGGGGACACGATAAAGGCCCTCCACAGAGGAGAAGTTGAGAAAGCTGAAGAAAGGTTTAGGAACGCCGGGGAGAGGGTGAAGGAACTCAGGGAGAAGCTGAAGGAGCACCCGGACCTCTACTACACCGGCTACGTGCAAAGTGCACACCAGGAGTACGTCGAGTCGGCGCTCTTCTTGAGCTACGTCACAGGCAGGCCGTATCCGACTCCGGATGAACTGGGCGTTCCAAAGGCCGACTACGCCCTCGGGATAGGGGACTTCATCGGAGAGCTGAGGCGCCACTTCCTCCTCCGCCTCCTTGAGAGCGATTTAGATGGGGCCGAGAGGGCATACCGCGAGATGGAGAGAACCTACAACGCCCTGATGACCCTCGAATACCCCAAGGGGCTCGTGAACATCCGGCAGAAGCAGGACCAGGCAAGATACGTCCTTGAGAGAACCCTGGAGGACTTGACGAGGGCTAAGCTGGGAAACGAGCTGGAGGAAATGCTTGAGGGCCTCATGGAGAGACTCAGCTAG
- a CDS encoding methionine adenosyltransferase, with amino-acid sequence MAEKVRNIVVEEMVRTPVEMQKVELVERKGIGHPDSIADGIAEAVSRALSREYIKRYGIILHHNTDQVEVVGGRAYPRFGGGEVIKPIYILLSGRAVELVDRELFPVHEVAIKAAKEYLKKAVRHLDIENHVVIDSRIGQGSVDLVGVFNKARENPIPLANDTSFGVGYAPLSETERIVLETEKLLNSEKFKKEWPAVGEDIKVMGLRKGDEIDLTIAAAIVDSEVDNPDDYMAVKEAIHDAAWEIVEAHTERPTKVYVNTADDPKNGIYYITVTGTSAEAGDDGSVGRGNRVNGLITPNRHMSMEAAAGKNPVSHVGKIYNILSMLIANDIAEQVEGVKEVYVRILSQIGKPIDEPLVASIQIIPEKDYSIDVLEKPAYEIADEWLANITKIQKMILEDKISVF; translated from the coding sequence ATGGCTGAAAAGGTAAGGAACATCGTCGTTGAGGAAATGGTAAGAACCCCGGTCGAGATGCAGAAGGTCGAGCTCGTTGAAAGGAAGGGAATAGGCCACCCCGACAGCATAGCAGATGGCATCGCCGAGGCGGTAAGCAGGGCCCTCAGCAGGGAGTACATAAAGCGCTATGGAATCATCCTCCACCACAACACCGACCAGGTCGAGGTCGTTGGCGGAAGGGCCTACCCGAGGTTCGGCGGTGGGGAGGTCATAAAGCCCATCTACATCCTCCTCTCCGGAAGGGCCGTTGAGCTCGTTGACAGGGAGCTCTTCCCGGTTCACGAGGTCGCCATAAAGGCCGCGAAGGAGTACCTCAAGAAGGCCGTCAGGCACCTCGACATCGAGAACCACGTCGTCATAGACTCCCGCATAGGCCAGGGAAGCGTTGACCTCGTTGGGGTCTTTAACAAGGCCAGAGAGAACCCGATTCCGCTCGCGAACGACACGAGCTTCGGCGTCGGCTACGCACCGCTCAGCGAGACCGAGCGGATAGTCCTTGAGACGGAAAAGCTTCTCAACAGCGAGAAGTTCAAGAAGGAGTGGCCGGCAGTTGGTGAGGACATAAAGGTCATGGGCCTCAGGAAGGGCGACGAGATAGACCTCACTATCGCTGCCGCCATAGTTGACAGCGAGGTGGACAACCCCGATGACTACATGGCGGTTAAAGAGGCCATTCACGACGCAGCCTGGGAAATCGTGGAGGCACACACCGAGAGGCCGACGAAGGTTTACGTAAACACCGCCGACGACCCGAAGAACGGCATATACTACATCACAGTAACAGGAACCAGCGCGGAGGCTGGAGACGACGGTAGCGTTGGCAGAGGCAACCGCGTCAATGGGCTCATAACCCCGAACAGGCACATGAGTATGGAGGCAGCAGCCGGAAAGAACCCGGTTTCCCACGTCGGAAAGATATACAACATCCTCTCGATGCTAATAGCCAACGACATAGCCGAGCAGGTCGAGGGGGTTAAGGAGGTCTACGTCAGGATACTCAGCCAGATAGGCAAGCCCATTGACGAGCCTCTCGTTGCGAGCATCCAGATAATCCCCGAGAAGGACTACTCAATAGACGTCCTCGAAAAGCCAGCCTACGAGATAGCCGACGAGTGGCTGGCCAACATAACAAAGATACAGAAAATGATACTTGAGGACAAGATAAGCGTCTTCTGA